The following DNA comes from Picosynechococcus sp. PCC 7003.
AAGTCTTTCCCAATCGCCTCTAGGGGGATTGTCACCACATCTTCGACAAAGGTAATGCAGTGGGGATTGCCCATGCTCACACAGGTCACAGTCCAGGTTTTCCCAGCCACTTCGAGGGACTGATTGACGGCTTGGCCATTACTGTCTTTTAGGGTGGTGGGAATGTCCGTTGCCGTGAGGATCGGTTCACCCATATCGACCCGTACCAATTCATCGGCTTCTAAACGGGGTCGAATCATCCCTGCTAGGGTATGGATGCTGTAGGTTTTGCCGGGTGGATTTCCCCCCTCTAGGTGGTCAATGAAGCGGGCTAAACAGCGAATCCCATTGCCGCACATTTCCGGTTCAGAGCCATCGGAGTTGAAAATGCGCATGGTATAGTCGGCACCAGCCTGGCCTGGCAGAGCAAAAATAACACCGTCGGCACCGATGCCAAAGTGGCGATCGCACAGTTGAATGGCTTGCTCCGGGGTGACGAGGGGCGTTCCTTGCTGGCGATTATCCAGCAGAATAAAATCATTACCCAGACCTTGATATTTCGTAAATTCCAGCACCATACTTGTCGGTTAAGCTATCAATAAAAGTTAATTCGCCATTATGACAGAATTTAATACGGGCTATCCGAGTGTGCGTCGAATCCAGAGCTTCGTCAAAGTAAAGGGGGAAGTGGAGATTAAACTGATCACCAACGATGTCATTATTGGCCGAATTTTATGGCAAGATCCCCACTGCCTTTGTGTCGTTGACCGCAGCTCTACTAAGGAATTTATGATTTCTCGCCAGGCGATCGCCTACGTCAAAGCGTGAACTATCGGTAAACTTTTTCGCCTGCTGTACGTCCCTTTAATCTATTGACCTAACGCAATTTATCATGACTGTTTCTCTCCCCCGTTTTCTCCCCTTCTTCGCCAGCCTTGCCCTAGTTGTGGGGTTTTCAGAATCAGCCACCAGCGAACCGCAACTCCAAGTCACAGTCAATCCCAGCAGTCCCAAGCTTGGGGAGAGCATGGCCGTAATTATTGATCCCCCCGGTACCCTCGATCCTCAACAGGCCGATACGTTAACGGTGCGCTTTACGAAAAGTGGCGCGACCCAGGCCGATACCTATCCCGTTTTTCCCCTCGATCCAGCCGGCGATCGCTACCGAGCTTT
Coding sequences within:
- the dapF gene encoding diaminopimelate epimerase, which translates into the protein MVLEFTKYQGLGNDFILLDNRQQGTPLVTPEQAIQLCDRHFGIGADGVIFALPGQAGADYTMRIFNSDGSEPEMCGNGIRCLARFIDHLEGGNPPGKTYSIHTLAGMIRPRLEADELVRVDMGEPILTATDIPTTLKDSNGQAVNQSLEVAGKTWTVTCVSMGNPHCITFVEDVVTIPLEAIGKDFEHHPAFPQRINTEFIEVVRPDYIKMRVWERGAGITLACGTGACASVVAGVLTGHCDRLCTVELPGGCLQIEWSVADNHIYMTGPAAISFQGQVTL
- a CDS encoding Hfq-related RNA-binding protein, encoding MTEFNTGYPSVRRIQSFVKVKGEVEIKLITNDVIIGRILWQDPHCLCVVDRSSTKEFMISRQAIAYVKA